CGCGGGCGCGCTGCGCGTCCTGCGGCGCGGGCTGGCCGGCCCCGGCCGAGATGCGGGTGGCGGATGCCTGCCCGTCCTGCGGCGTGGCCGCGACCCGGCCCGACATCGTCTGGTTCGGCGAGATGCCCTATCGCATGGAAGAGATCTGGGAGGCGCTGCGCGCGGCCGATCTGTTCGTCTCGATCGGCACCTCGGGCAGCGTCTATCCGGCGGCGGCCTTCGTGCAGGATGCGGCGCGGGCCGGGGCCGAAACGCTGGAGCTGAACCTCGAACCTTCCGAGATCGCCCGCGATTTCGACCGGGGGCTGCACGGCCCCGCCTCGGAGATCGTGCCGGTCTGGGTCGAGGAGTATCTCGGCGCGCGGCGCTGAGGAGGCGCCCGAGGCCCCGATAGGCCCCCGGCGCCCGGGCCGCCTCAGTGCGCCATGTGGCCCTTCATCGGCATGTCCGTTTCGTTGCCCATCGACGAGCGGACGCTTTCGACCGGGGCGTCGACCTCGACCGTGCCGGCCTTCTCGAAGGTCAGGGTCAGGCCGACGATGTCGCCCTCGGTCAGCGGTCGGGTCAGGCCCAGCAGCATGACATGGTCGCCGCCGCGGCGCAGATCGTGATGGCCATGGGCGGGCACCGGGAAGCCGTCCTCGACCTCGATCATCCGCATCACCCCGTTGGCATCCGAGACATGGGTGTGCAGCTCGACCCGCTCGGCGGCGTCCGAGGCGGCGGCGATCAGCCGGTCGTCCTCGGCGCCGGTATTGACGAGGGTCATGAAGGCGGCGCCCGATTGCGCCATCGCCGAGGAGGCGCGGGCATAGGCGCCCTCGACGGCGATATCGCCGGCAATGGCGGGCAGGGCGGGGGCGAGCGCGATCAGGCTCGCATAGAGGGTGGTTTTCAGGGACATTTCTGGCCTCCTGGTCCTTGGCTTTCTGGAAAGGGTCGTCGGGGGTCAGTCGATGCGGCCGGGAGGCGCGCGCGAGCGCGGTTGCGGCGGGCGGCGTCCGCAGGCCGCGCGCCGCCGGTCGCGGTGGCCGAGCGGCCGGGCGCGGAGCAGGCGGACCGGCAGGGCCGGGGGCGCGGGCGCAAGCGCTGCCAGCGCCGCGATCCCGTCGGGGCAGATATGCGGCGGCCCGGTCGGGTGTCCGCTTGCATCGACCTCGACCGCCTGCAGGCCGAAGCCGGTGCAGAGCACGA
The genomic region above belongs to Rhodovulum sulfidophilum DSM 1374 and contains:
- a CDS encoding copper chaperone PCu(A)C; its protein translation is MSLKTTLYASLIALAPALPAIAGDIAVEGAYARASSAMAQSGAAFMTLVNTGAEDDRLIAAASDAAERVELHTHVSDANGVMRMIEVEDGFPVPAHGHHDLRRGGDHVMLLGLTRPLTEGDIVGLTLTFEKAGTVEVDAPVESVRSSMGNETDMPMKGHMAH
- a CDS encoding NAD-dependent deacylase, whose protein sequence is MTKIVILTGAGISAESGLGTFRDVDGLWTRYDLNDVATPEGFARDPGLVMEFYNARRRNAAEAAPNPAHLALARLEAALPPGSVRIVTQNVDDLHERAGSRAVWHMHGELARARCASCGAGWPAPAEMRVADACPSCGVAATRPDIVWFGEMPYRMEEIWEALRAADLFVSIGTSGSVYPAAAFVQDAARAGAETLELNLEPSEIARDFDRGLHGPASEIVPVWVEEYLGARR